From the Pseudoroseomonas cervicalis genome, one window contains:
- a CDS encoding gluconate 2-dehydrogenase subunit 3 family protein — protein MSDRVLLWRRHLLQAMAAAPAAMMLGTAPPRRAMAQSAAPAGYTVLSQAEAKLLEPIIARLIPSDDLGPGALDSGVASFIDRQLATPWAAGDHFYAQGPFHPGVASQGYQLQDTPAALVRKGLARLAEMVPQQRGGRSFDQLSPAEQDALLGELERGELDLSPVPGPLFFQSLLDITIEGYFADPLYGGNKDMVGWKLVGFPGYYSSYVAEIERHNLPFRRPPQSLADLARAHAEDHQHGLPPSPQSVGPSHAGHEHGGMLPRDRQPETAR, from the coding sequence ATGAGCGATAGGGTCCTGCTGTGGCGCCGCCACCTGCTGCAGGCCATGGCCGCTGCTCCCGCCGCCATGATGCTCGGCACCGCCCCACCCCGACGCGCCATGGCCCAGTCCGCCGCGCCCGCCGGCTACACGGTGCTGAGCCAGGCCGAGGCGAAGCTGCTGGAGCCGATCATCGCGCGGCTGATCCCGAGCGACGATCTCGGCCCCGGCGCGCTGGATTCCGGTGTCGCCAGCTTCATCGACCGGCAGCTCGCCACGCCCTGGGCGGCGGGTGACCATTTCTATGCCCAGGGCCCGTTCCACCCCGGTGTCGCCAGCCAGGGCTACCAGCTGCAGGACACGCCGGCGGCGCTGGTGCGCAAGGGCCTGGCGCGGCTGGCCGAAATGGTGCCGCAGCAGCGTGGCGGCCGCAGCTTCGACCAGCTCAGCCCGGCCGAGCAGGATGCGCTGCTGGGCGAGCTGGAGCGCGGCGAGCTCGACCTGTCGCCGGTGCCCGGCCCGCTCTTCTTCCAGAGCCTGCTCGACATCACCATTGAGGGCTATTTCGCCGACCCGCTCTATGGCGGCAACAAGGACATGGTCGGCTGGAAGCTGGTCGGCTTCCCCGGCTATTATTCCTCCTATGTGGCGGAGATCGAGCGGCACAATCTGCCCTTCCGCCGCCCGCCGCAATCGCTGGCCGATCTGGCGCGCGCCCATGCGGAGGACCACCAGCATGGTCTGCCGCCCTCACCACAATCGGTCGGGCCCTCGCATGCGGGGCATGAGCATGGCGGCATGCTGCCGCGCGACCGCCAGCCGGAGACCGCACGATGA